The following proteins are encoded in a genomic region of Oreochromis aureus strain Israel breed Guangdong linkage group 8, ZZ_aureus, whole genome shotgun sequence:
- the LOC116336293 gene encoding cytochrome c oxidase assembly factor 3 homolog, mitochondrial gives MADKTPPQKSNAPYATRIDPTKEGLSQDQMHFIRQVELEQWKRRTSKLRTRNVVTGLAIGVLVLGIYGYTFYSVSQERIMDEIDEEAKRTRMQGPKTGAN, from the exons ATGGCCGACAAAACGCCGCCTCAGAAATCCAACGCTCCATATGCAACCAGGATAGACCCAACCAAAGAGGGTCTTTCTCAAGATCAGATGCATTTTATCAGACAGGTGGAACTAGAACAGTGGAAGAGGAGAACGTCGAAGCTGCGGACACGAAACGTGGTGACGGGACTCGCTATCGGAGTGCTCGTGTTGGGAATCT ACGGCTACACATTTTACTCAGTTTCCCAGGAGCGGATCATGGATGAGATCGACGAGGAGGCCAAGCGTACGAGAATGCAGGGACCAAAAACCGGTGCCAACTGA
- the cntd1 gene encoding cyclin N-terminal domain-containing protein 1 isoform X2, with the protein MAKRLFFSPSKSNAAGVKFGEASFDLLTDFLVNLDKRNKDDLPSLTKYCGDFKNKRVIEYILLITKELRLDPLAGYHAVELLQRFMVKYIEDYVTTPTPKGATSNHPRHYEDAVYNKLKDKFPLIIFSCVQLASKLSLHSHMIDNNTAVHFLHSVGCTVSKQALLESELMVLKGLKFRLNVLNPLTYVEILLEVLGHNEPSIPLKHLYHYCHHVLQFISLERTAIYETLLMATTECVSPSREQRDPEYLEKTHTDTGRTCRLHTEAPGWI; encoded by the exons ATGGcgaaaagattatttttttctccaagtAAAAGTAACGCAGCAGGTGTAAAATTCGGGGAGGCCTCTTTTGACCTACTGACTGATTTTCTTGTAAATCTggacaaaagaaacaaagatgaCCTCCCGAGTTTAACGAAATATTGCGGGGATTTCAAAAATAAGAGAGTCATTG AGTACATCTTACTGATAACTAAAGAACTGAGACTGGATCCGCTGGCTGGCTACCACGCTGTTGAATTACTTCAAAG GTTCATGGTCAAATACATTGAAGATTACGTAACCACACCCACACCTAAAGGTGCAACTTCGAATCATCCGAGACATTATGAGGATGCTGTTTATAACAAACTGAAGGACAAATTCCCGCTGATCATCTTCTCCTGTGTCCAGCTTGCGAGCAAACTGTCTCTGCACAGTCAT ATGATTGACAACAACACTGCTGTACATTTTCTACACTCAGTCGGCTGCACTGTATCCAAACAGGCTCTCCTGGAATCAGAGCTGATGGTCTTGAAAGGGCTTAAATTCAGACTAAATGTCCTCAACCCACTGACTTATGTGGAAATACTTCTGGAAGTTCTCG GACACAATGAGCCATCAATCCCTTTGAAGCACCTTTATCACTACTGCCACCATGTTCTCCAGTTTATCAGCCTGGAGAGGACTGCCATCTATGAAACCTTGTTAATGGCAACCACTGAGTGTGTCAGCCCATCCAGGGAACAGAG GGACCCAGAGTACTTGGagaaaacccacacagacacagggagaacatgcagactccACACAGAGGCCCCAGGCTGGATCTGA
- the cntd1 gene encoding cyclin N-terminal domain-containing protein 1 isoform X1, with the protein MAKRLFFSPSKSNAAGVKFGEASFDLLTDFLVNLDKRNKDDLPSLTKYCGDFKNKRVIEYILLITKELRLDPLAGYHAVELLQRFMVKYIEDYVTTPTPKGATSNHPRHYEDAVYNKLKDKFPLIIFSCVQLASKLSLHSHMIDNNTAVHFLHSVGCTVSKQALLESELMVLKGLKFRLNVLNPLTYVEILLEVLGHNEPSIPLKHLYHYCHHVLQFISLERTAIYETLLMATTECVSPSREQREKFVPVTEDCMLLGVGVIAVAAFILRKWEEVVGELSHITRISKRSITDFAHATLVHIVGISSSVTPLS; encoded by the exons ATGGcgaaaagattatttttttctccaagtAAAAGTAACGCAGCAGGTGTAAAATTCGGGGAGGCCTCTTTTGACCTACTGACTGATTTTCTTGTAAATCTggacaaaagaaacaaagatgaCCTCCCGAGTTTAACGAAATATTGCGGGGATTTCAAAAATAAGAGAGTCATTG AGTACATCTTACTGATAACTAAAGAACTGAGACTGGATCCGCTGGCTGGCTACCACGCTGTTGAATTACTTCAAAG GTTCATGGTCAAATACATTGAAGATTACGTAACCACACCCACACCTAAAGGTGCAACTTCGAATCATCCGAGACATTATGAGGATGCTGTTTATAACAAACTGAAGGACAAATTCCCGCTGATCATCTTCTCCTGTGTCCAGCTTGCGAGCAAACTGTCTCTGCACAGTCAT ATGATTGACAACAACACTGCTGTACATTTTCTACACTCAGTCGGCTGCACTGTATCCAAACAGGCTCTCCTGGAATCAGAGCTGATGGTCTTGAAAGGGCTTAAATTCAGACTAAATGTCCTCAACCCACTGACTTATGTGGAAATACTTCTGGAAGTTCTCG GACACAATGAGCCATCAATCCCTTTGAAGCACCTTTATCACTACTGCCACCATGTTCTCCAGTTTATCAGCCTGGAGAGGACTGCCATCTATGAAACCTTGTTAATGGCAACCACTGAGTGTGTCAGCCCATCCAGGGAACAGAG GGAAAAATTTGTACCAGTGACTGAAGACTGTATGCTTCTGGGTGTTGGTGTCATCGCTGTGGCTGCATTCATCCTCAGAAAGTGGGAAGAG GTAGTTGGAGAACTGAGCCACATCACAAGAATCTCAAAGAGAAGCATCACTGATTTCGCTCACGCGACTTTGGTGCACATTGTTGGCATCAGCTCCAGTGTCACTCCACTCTCATGA